AATGGCCGTAACAGGTCGTGTACAAGACGGTGCCAACAACGGCATTGGTTACGCGTCGATTACTTTTAAAAATAAAAACAATCCGCAGCTTAGTGATGCTGTTTTGGCAAATGTAGACGGTAATTTCAAAATCGAATTGGCAGCAGGCAATTACGATGTGACAATAGAAGCTATCGATTTTAAACCAAAAACGCAAACGATTCAAGTTACAAAACCAGGGACAATTCCTGCATTTGTTATTCAAGGTAATGAAGTTGCCAATCTGGATAAAACAACCCAAATCCAAGGTGTTGTAATTACTGCTGCTGCTGCAAAACCTTATCGTGTAGAATTGGACAAAAAAACCTATGACCCTTCGCAAGATATCGTGAGTAAGGGTGGAAACTTGCAGGATGTGTTATCCAATGTGCCTTCGGTTTCTGTGGATACAGACGGTACGGTTTCTATGCGAGGAAGTTCTAATGTTAAGTTTTTGATTAATGGAAAACCTTCATCACTTTTAGGAATTGATGACGGTGCCAATGCGCTGCAATCTATCCCAGCAGACCAAATTGAAAAAATCGAAGTTATTACCAATCCGTCTTCAAAATTTGAAGCTTCCGGAACATCGGGTATTCTTAATATTATTTTAAAGAAAACTAAAAAAGTAGGTTTCAATGGTTCTGTCACAGGTAGTTTAGGATATTACCCAAGAACCAATCTTAACACCAACCTAAGCTGGAGAAAAGACAAATTAACCTTCTTCATCAATGGTGGCGGTGGTTACATGGAAAACAAAAATACCAACGAGAACGACACCTATTATAATAATGTAGCAACCATAGGCGATCCAACAGCTATTATCCAAAGAACAAAAAATAACAGCAAAGGGCAAAACTATAATGCGACAACAGGTCTAGTGTATGACATTAGCGACAAAACATCTTTTAACATTTCTGGAACTGTAAGAAGTTTTGAAAATGACAGCAATGGTCGTTTGACTTATGATTATCAGAATTTCCAAGCTATCAATAATTTCAGAAATCGTGACCAAATTGGACGCATGGTGAATTTAGCTTTCCAAGGAGATGTTGGTGTGGATCATAAATTTGATGACAAAGGACAAAACATTTCCTTATCATTCAGCGCACAACGCAATCGTTCTGTCAACAAAAATGATATTACAGAGTTTAATAATAATGCTTTTGTACTAGAAGATAACACCTGGAGAAGAAGTGTTAATAAAACGATTATCGCAAAAGCAGATTACGAACTTCCTATTGGAGAATATTCCAAAATCGAAGCCGGATATCGTCTAGATGCCAACAACAATGACTACCAAAATATCGTAAACAGTACATCTAACAATCCCGCGATTGCGAATTACAACAACGTTACGAGTTATAAAGAAACCTTCAACGCGATATATGCGCAATTCAAAAGTAAAATTGGTGAAAAATTCGCTTATCAATTAGGTTTAAGAAACGAACATTCAAAAATTGATATCGACTATAGAAATCTGAATCAAAGCCTTCCACATAATTCCAAAAGCTATAACAATATTTTCCCAAGTGTTTTCTTAAGTTATGATTTAGCAAAAGGAAGTCAGTTTTTAGTTAACTACTCAAAAAGAATTGACAGACCAAGATCATTCTTCATGGTTCCTTATCCTAATTATTCTGACAACCAAAACATCTTCGAAGGTAATATTGATCTTAACCCATCTTATGTTAACTCTTTCGAATTTGGATATAGTTTGCAAAAAGGAAAAATAACCATCAACCCTACATTGTACTACCGTCATGCGACAGATGATACAAAAATGTTGGTTTATAGAAATGATGAAACATCGAATGTTTTCTACACAAAACCAATTAACTTAGGTGATGATGATAGATATGGTTTGGATCTTAACTTCACTTACGACCCTTTCAGTTGGTTAAAATTGATGGGTAGCTTAGACTTATTTGGTTACAAAACTACTGGTATTGCGAGCTACGTAGCAAAAGACATCAATGGTAACGACGTAACGAGAACTATGGACTTCACAGGTGACGGGT
This genomic stretch from Chryseobacterium sp. POL2 harbors:
- a CDS encoding TonB-dependent receptor, with translation MIKTEIRNIIQRRTFGLVFVLGAASMAFAQERPAATQQKMAVTGRVQDGANNGIGYASITFKNKNNPQLSDAVLANVDGNFKIELAAGNYDVTIEAIDFKPKTQTIQVTKPGTIPAFVIQGNEVANLDKTTQIQGVVITAAAAKPYRVELDKKTYDPSQDIVSKGGNLQDVLSNVPSVSVDTDGTVSMRGSSNVKFLINGKPSSLLGIDDGANALQSIPADQIEKIEVITNPSSKFEASGTSGILNIILKKTKKVGFNGSVTGSLGYYPRTNLNTNLSWRKDKLTFFINGGGGYMENKNTNENDTYYNNVATIGDPTAIIQRTKNNSKGQNYNATTGLVYDISDKTSFNISGTVRSFENDSNGRLTYDYQNFQAINNFRNRDQIGRMVNLAFQGDVGVDHKFDDKGQNISLSFSAQRNRSVNKNDITEFNNNAFVLEDNTWRRSVNKTIIAKADYELPIGEYSKIEAGYRLDANNNDYQNIVNSTSNNPAIANYNNVTSYKETFNAIYAQFKSKIGEKFAYQLGLRNEHSKIDIDYRNLNQSLPHNSKSYNNIFPSVFLSYDLAKGSQFLVNYSKRIDRPRSFFMVPYPNYSDNQNIFEGNIDLNPSYVNSFEFGYSLQKGKITINPTLYYRHATDDTKMLVYRNDETSNVFYTKPINLGDDDRYGLDLNFTYDPFSWLKLMGSLDLFGYKTTGIASYVAKDINGNDVTRTMDFTGDGFSTRARLNSTFKLDKTFSIQLQGFFRGGQKSANQKTADMYALNLGASKTIWKGNGTITFNIQDIFNTRGREVFSYNSDYTRRSFMQFQPRQFSVSLSYRFRQGEKVEQPKRKKDINANATGGDDQQGPM